A genomic stretch from Pseudoliparis swirei isolate HS2019 ecotype Mariana Trench chromosome 18, NWPU_hadal_v1, whole genome shotgun sequence includes:
- the LOC130208210 gene encoding uncharacterized protein LOC130208210 has protein sequence MWRLGNMLLWNLMAAVILLAQARPNMKVNSQSSSGLHSDCVGNLMRLSLDKALAVGNALEVEAINGTQHIVITPNLAAQCGYSMESDPWGNTRIYSSLLGCYVDNKDDQTFNVGLRLRMYGPSGSDVVTHDVSQTCSYTSWASREILCDRNYMEVSHHIATPEAKGHSRDVKEIDVMPDASVESHGIWKLTFYTPEPVSMVLREAEQAGYGAMVTSTRLVMRSPYNTAETTSEEVDGVNMEVFRVRAYYKAPHGLGVVDLAAACPTGGVLVTNNVISWHVPRRMTPLVDGSFEIREMHMGINGRRLDGSQMAARGYTLSATDFHIIIEIPVGSPDGHYKSHAPDYQYHVSYIVEPMLEVLWRTTGTRDDTRYKVLFPITTPLILQAPHVQENTVPEARLFSIVLGPLLHDVVLRNITFFTSVLTVEESNARGFTIQEHRHNNGTKSISVLVPFDADIVLKDNPEPLITTYFLSLIFGFIILPEETPFAHPVELQASLQDVELPTITGTCDQNQFYISVKYGSQGNNFKAMVGHQQLTPEMAHYQFQENGTHFSVSLPYNAKDATFELITSDSLRAHVDFFLLHARNDWVLADLFLSCNFPLTTTECYPNGTMTATAVKVASVTNMVPSRLTLMDQSCKPAFSGDRFAYFSFNVASCGTTRTFFDHYMLYENEIALPYNKGASPVGPQYRQTISCYYVVNETQTVGFSSKARQYEPTAEIGSGQLMVQMRLAQDSSYMLFYQAEDYPVVKYLRQPLYFEVELVEATDPNLELILENCWATLDEDRTSLPSWDIIVDSCANPDDSYVTVFHPVVRDARVLVPSHIKRFSIKMFTFTKDEAVLKNEIFVHCDAEICDSHQQADGSCRGQCVEPAHQMNYRRERKRVQRGTDSINQRQISSGPIVFTSGQTPE, from the exons ATGTGGAGACTTGGGAACAT GTTGTTATGGAACTTGATGGCTGCAGTAATCCTCTTGGCTCAAGCAAGGCCAAATATGAAGGTCAATTCACAGTCAA GCAGTGGCTTGCATTCAGACTGCGTGGGTAATCTAATGAGGCTGTCATTGGACAAGGCCCTAGCAGTGGGGAATGCGCTTGAGGTGGAGGCCATCA aTGGCACCCAGCACATTGTGATAACGCCCAACTTGGCTGCTCAGTGTGGCTACAGCATGGAGTCCGACCCGTGGGGTAACACCAGAATCTACTCGTCTCTGCTGGGCTGCTACGTGGACAATAAG GACGATCAAACCTTTAATGTTGGCTTAAGGCTCCGAATGTACGGCCCCAGTGGATCAGATGTGGTTACCCATGATGTGAGCCAGACTTGCAGCTACACTAGCTGGGCCTCTAGAGAGATTCTCTGTGACAGGAACTACATGGAA GTGTCCCACCACATTGCTACTCCTGAAGCTAAGGGGCACTCTCGAGATGTTAAAGAGATCGACGTCATGCCTGAT GCCTCTGTGGAATCACATGGCATCTGGAAGTTGACATTTTACACACCAGAACCAGTATCAATGGTGCTGagggaggctgaacaagctggtTATGGTGCCATGGTGACCTCAACCCGTCTGGTTATGCGATCCCCCTACAATACAGCAGAGACCACTTCAGAAGAA GTGGATGGAGTCAACATGGAAGTTTTCAGGGTGAGAGCCTACTACAAGGCaccacatggtctgggtgtggtGGACTTGGCAGCTGCTTGTCCCACAG GTGGTGTCCTCGTCACCAACAACGTAATCTCTTGGCACGTACCTCGCCGTATGACACCACTGGTAGATGGCAGCTTTGAAATCCGAGAAATGCACATGGGCATTAACGGAAGGAGGCTTGATGGATCTCAGATGGCTGCACGAGGGTACACGCTGTCCGCCACAGATTTCCACATCATCATTGAGATCCCAGTGGGCTCGCCTGATGGTCACTACAAG AGCCATGCCCCAGATTACCAGTACCACGTTTCCTACATTGTGGAGCCCATGCTTGAGGTACTGTGGAGGACCACTGGCACCCGAGATGATACCAGATACAAGGTTTTGTTCCCCATTACCACCCCTCTTATTCTTCAAGCTCCCCACGTCCAAGAAA ATACTGTCCCAGAGGCTCGCCTTTTCAGCATTGTCTTGGGGCCCCTTCTTCATGATGTGGTGCTGAGGAACATCACCTTCTTCACCAGCGTGCTCACTGTTGAAGAGAGCAATGCCAGAGGTTTTACCATCCAGGAGCATCGCCACAACAATGGAACCAAGAGCATCTCTGTTTTAGTGCCCTTTGATGCAGATATTGTCCTGAAAGAT AATCCTGAACCCTTGATTACAAcctacttcctctctctgatctTTGGGTTTATCATCCTTCCTGAAGAAACTCCATTTGCCCACCCAGTCGAGTTGCAGGCGTCTCTGCAAGATGTTG AGCTACCAACCATCACTGGCacctgtgaccagaaccagtttTACATCAGTGTGAAATACGGGAGTCAAGGCAACAATTTCAAGGCAATGGTTGGACATCAACAGCTGACACCTGAGATGGCTCACTACCAGTTCCAAGAAAACGGCACACACTTCAGCGTCAGTCTTCCATACAATGCCAAGGATGCGACCTTCGAG CTGATAACCTCAGATTCACTAAGAGCCCACGTTGACTTCTTTCTGCTTCATGCCCGTAACGACTGGGTGCTCGCTGATCTCTTCTTGTCCTGCAACTTTCCCTTAACAACAACCG AGTGCTACCCCAATGGAACGATGACTGCTACGGCTGTGAAGGTGGCTTCTGTGACCAATATGGTCCCAAGTAGGCTGACCCTAATGGACCAGTCTTGCAAACCGGCATTCAGTGGTGATCGCTTTGCATATTTCTCTTTCAATGTTGCGTCCTGTGGAACCACAAGAACA TTCTTTGACCACTACATGCTTTATGAAAATGAGATTGCCTTGCCTTATAACAAAGGAGCATCACCAGTTGGTCCTCAGTACAG ACAAACCATTTCCTGCTACTATGTGGTCAACGAGACTCAGACTGTTGGCTTCAGCTCAAAAGCAAGACAATATGAACCCACCGCGGAGATCGGCTCAGGACAGCTGATGGTTCAAATGAGGCTAGCCCAGG ATTCATCGTACATGCTCTTCTACCAAGCAGAAGATTATCCAGTTGTAAAATATCTGAGGCAGCCTCTGTATTTTGAGGTAGAGCTGGTTGAGGCTACTGACCCAAATTTGGAGCTCATCTTGGAGAACTGTTGGGCTACACTTGATGAAGACCGGACATCTCTGCCTAGCTGGGATATCATTGTAGATAG CTGTGCAAATCCTGATGACAGCTATGTGACAGTTTTCCATCCTGTTGTGAGAGATGCCAGGGTTTTAGTCCCATCCCACATCAAACGCTTCTCTATAAAGATGTTCACCTTTACTAAAGATGAGGCGGTTCTGAAGAACGAG ATCTTTGTCCACTGCGATGCAGAGATTTGTGACTCGCATCAGCAAGCAGATGGTTCATGCAGAGGCCAGTGTGTTGAACCTGCACACCAGATGAACTACAGACGAGAGAGAAAACGGG taCAAAGAGGAACGGACTCCATCAACCAAAGGCAGATCTCCTCTGGGCCTATTGTGTTCACCTCTGGTCAAACTCCTgaataa